The proteins below come from a single Nitrospirae bacterium CG2_30_53_67 genomic window:
- a CDS encoding holo-[acyl-carrier-protein] synthase → MQKGSDRFRHRTFTDREVEYCEKKRKKYQHYAARFAAKESAMKALGTGWRKGIGFSEIELIHGSSGKPELFFHGKAGEILDASGGKEAFVSVSHSHNYAAAMVVLTG, encoded by the coding sequence ATGCAGAAGGGTTCCGACCGTTTCCGTCATCGGACCTTCACGGACCGTGAGGTGGAGTACTGCGAGAAGAAGAGGAAAAAATATCAGCACTATGCCGCACGTTTTGCCGCCAAGGAGTCGGCCATGAAGGCCCTGGGGACGGGGTGGCGCAAAGGGATCGGTTTTTCAGAGATTGAGCTGATCCATGGGTCCTCCGGAAAGCCGGAGTTGTTCTTTCATGGAAAGGCCGGGGAGATCTTAGACGCATCAGGAGGGAAGGAGGCGTTTGTTTCCGTTTCTCATTCTCATAATTATGCCGCAGCCATGGTCGTACTCACGGGGTAA
- a CDS encoding chaperonin GroL has product MAKLIKYSEEARTAILSGVNQLADVVKVTLGPRGRNVVLDKGFGAPISTKDGVSVAKEVELEDKFENMGAQIVKEVASKTSDVAGDGTTTATVFAQAIFREGIRNVTAGANPMELKRGIEKAVAVVVEELKKLSKPTRDKKEIAQVGTISANNDTTIGEIIAEAMEKVGKEGVITVEEAKGMETTLEAVEGMQFDRGYLSPYFVTDAERMECVIHDPVILIHDKKISNMKDILPLLEKIAKMGKPLLIISEDVEGEALATLVVNKLRGTLNVAAVKAPGFGDRRKAMLEDIAVLTGGKVLSEELGISLDSAKVEDLGSAKTIKIDKDNTTIIDGAGNPTAIKDRVKQIRVQIEQSTSDYDKEKLQERLAKLVGGVAVINVGASTETEMKEKKARVEDALHATRAAVEEGIVPGGGVAFLRTIPILEKLKLEGDMQIGVRIVMRALEEPIRQIANNAGKEGSVVVEHVKKEKGNIGYDANTDQYVDMIEAGIIDPTKVSRTALQNASSIASLLITTEAMITDKPEEKGSPAGMGGGHGMGGMGGMGGMM; this is encoded by the coding sequence ATGGCGAAGCTCATCAAGTATAGTGAGGAAGCAAGAACTGCAATTTTGTCCGGAGTCAATCAACTGGCTGACGTGGTCAAGGTTACCCTGGGGCCGCGGGGAAGAAATGTCGTCCTCGATAAAGGGTTCGGCGCGCCGATTTCGACCAAAGACGGCGTGAGCGTTGCCAAGGAAGTGGAGTTGGAAGATAAGTTCGAGAACATGGGGGCTCAGATTGTCAAGGAAGTTGCCAGCAAGACTTCGGATGTGGCCGGAGACGGAACGACGACAGCGACGGTTTTTGCCCAGGCCATTTTCCGGGAAGGGATCCGGAATGTGACGGCCGGCGCCAACCCTATGGAACTGAAACGCGGGATCGAAAAGGCTGTGGCCGTGGTGGTTGAGGAACTCAAAAAGCTCAGCAAACCCACACGGGACAAGAAAGAGATCGCCCAGGTAGGGACCATCTCCGCTAACAATGACACAACCATCGGAGAGATTATCGCCGAGGCCATGGAAAAGGTCGGCAAGGAAGGGGTCATCACGGTTGAAGAGGCCAAGGGGATGGAGACGACCCTGGAGGCCGTGGAAGGGATGCAGTTTGACCGCGGGTATCTCTCTCCTTATTTCGTGACCGACGCTGAGCGGATGGAGTGCGTTATCCATGATCCTGTCATCCTGATCCATGACAAGAAGATCAGCAACATGAAAGATATCCTCCCGCTTCTGGAAAAAATCGCCAAGATGGGCAAGCCGCTGCTGATCATCTCGGAAGATGTGGAAGGAGAGGCCTTGGCCACCCTGGTCGTTAACAAGCTGCGCGGAACGCTGAACGTGGCCGCTGTGAAGGCCCCCGGATTTGGCGATAGAAGAAAGGCCATGCTCGAAGATATTGCTGTGTTGACGGGCGGCAAAGTGCTTTCGGAAGAATTGGGAATCAGTCTGGATTCGGCCAAGGTCGAAGATCTGGGCAGCGCGAAGACCATCAAGATCGACAAGGACAATACCACCATTATCGATGGCGCAGGTAATCCCACGGCCATCAAGGACCGGGTGAAACAAATCCGTGTCCAGATTGAGCAGTCCACTTCGGATTACGACAAGGAAAAACTCCAGGAGCGCCTGGCCAAATTGGTCGGAGGGGTTGCCGTCATCAATGTGGGGGCTTCTACAGAGACCGAGATGAAGGAAAAGAAGGCCCGTGTCGAGGATGCCCTTCATGCAACCCGTGCGGCGGTTGAAGAGGGGATTGTCCCCGGCGGCGGTGTGGCATTTCTCCGGACCATTCCCATCCTTGAAAAACTGAAATTGGAGGGGGATATGCAGATCGGGGTCAGGATCGTGATGCGTGCGCTGGAAGAGCCGATCCGTCAGATTGCCAATAATGCCGGCAAGGAAGGCTCTGTCGTGGTGGAGCATGTGAAGAAGGAAAAAGGGAACATCGGGTATGATGCCAATACAGACCAGTATGTGGATATGATCGAGGCAGGGATCATCGATCCGACCAAGGTCTCCCGTACGGCGCTGCAGAATGCCTCAAGTATCGCTTCTCTTCTGATTACCACGGAGGCCATGATCACCGATAAGCCGGAAGAAAAGGGAAGCCCGGCCGGTATGGGCGGAGGCCATGGCATGGGCGGCATGGGCGGTATGGGCGGTATGATGTAA
- a CDS encoding ribonuclease E/G (involved in the processing of the 5'end of 16S rRNA): MTTELIVNSTSYETRVALLENNNVVEIYIDRKKGRGVVGNIYMGRVIKVLPGMQAAFVDIGLEKSAFLYVADIYSKIEHYSQAIPGNEFEDEEIDEEVGEEIKEEYTKVPYATPIEDLLKEGQEIIVQVAKEPIGTKGARVTSYISLPGRNLVYMPSVDHVGISRKISDEKERDRLRGIIKGLKGTGEGYIVRTVSEGKNDEEFLADKQFLKRLWGDVQKKVEKASAPCLLHSDLDLVFRVIRDLFTTEVDRMVIDSPSEYYRVKEFVGTFLPNLMSKIELYDGAEPIFDAQGVEVEISRALKRRVWLKSGGYIVIDQTEALVAIDVNTGRYVGKRNLEETIFKTNMEAAREIAYQLRLRNIGGIIIIDFIDMEDKKNRMMVFNALQKTLMNDKARTTIYEISELGLIQMTRKRVRENLGRVLMEPCSYCEGEGYIKSKITVSYDIFREISRIAPLTKEKKILVVAQIDVADMLYDEQRREVEELENKFKKRIVIKGEPDFHQEQFEVMLTS; the protein is encoded by the coding sequence ATGACCACAGAACTGATTGTTAACTCCACATCCTATGAGACGCGGGTTGCCCTGCTTGAGAACAACAATGTGGTTGAGATCTACATCGACCGCAAAAAGGGGCGCGGCGTGGTGGGAAACATCTACATGGGACGCGTCATCAAGGTTCTTCCCGGCATGCAGGCGGCGTTTGTCGATATCGGCCTGGAAAAATCCGCTTTTCTTTATGTCGCCGACATCTACAGCAAAATAGAACATTATTCTCAGGCCATCCCGGGGAATGAATTTGAGGATGAGGAGATCGACGAGGAGGTCGGTGAAGAGATCAAAGAGGAATATACAAAGGTCCCTTACGCCACGCCCATAGAGGATCTGCTCAAGGAAGGGCAGGAGATCATCGTACAGGTCGCCAAGGAGCCGATCGGGACCAAAGGGGCCCGCGTCACATCTTACATCTCTCTGCCCGGCCGTAATCTGGTCTATATGCCTTCCGTGGATCACGTGGGGATCTCAAGAAAGATCAGCGATGAGAAGGAGCGTGATAGGCTGAGGGGAATCATCAAGGGTCTGAAAGGCACTGGAGAAGGGTACATCGTGCGGACGGTCAGCGAAGGAAAAAACGACGAGGAATTCCTGGCGGACAAGCAGTTCTTAAAACGTCTATGGGGCGATGTTCAGAAGAAAGTCGAGAAAGCCTCGGCCCCTTGTCTTCTCCACAGCGACCTGGACCTGGTATTCCGGGTGATTCGAGACCTCTTTACAACTGAAGTGGACCGGATGGTCATTGATTCACCTTCCGAGTACTACCGGGTCAAGGAGTTCGTGGGAACGTTTCTTCCCAACCTGATGAGCAAAATCGAACTGTATGACGGGGCCGAGCCGATCTTCGATGCCCAGGGCGTGGAAGTGGAAATTTCACGCGCATTGAAAAGGCGCGTCTGGCTGAAATCCGGAGGGTACATCGTCATTGATCAGACCGAGGCCCTGGTGGCCATTGATGTGAATACCGGACGTTATGTGGGCAAGCGAAACCTGGAGGAGACCATCTTCAAGACCAACATGGAGGCCGCCCGGGAAATCGCCTATCAGCTCAGGCTCCGGAACATCGGAGGGATCATCATCATCGATTTCATCGACATGGAAGACAAGAAAAACCGGATGATGGTCTTCAATGCCCTGCAAAAAACCCTCATGAACGACAAGGCCAGAACCACGATCTATGAGATCTCGGAACTCGGCCTGATCCAGATGACGCGCAAACGGGTCCGGGAAAATCTCGGAAGGGTCCTCATGGAGCCATGCAGTTACTGCGAAGGGGAAGGATACATCAAATCCAAGATCACGGTCAGCTATGATATCTTCAGGGAGATCAGCAGGATCGCCCCGTTGACTAAGGAAAAGAAAATTCTGGTCGTTGCCCAGATCGATGTGGCAGATATGCTCTACGATGAGCAGAGAAGAGAGGTCGAAGAGCTGGAGAACAAATTCAAGAAAAGAATCGTCATTAAGGGAGAGCCCGACTTCCATCAAGAGCAGTTTGAAGTCATGCTGACCAGCTGA
- a CDS encoding type I glyceraldehyde-3-phosphate dehydrogenase — protein sequence MAVRVAINGFGRIGRNILRASLDNNKLDFAAINDLTTPETLAHLLKYDSIHGTLETKVKAKKNAISVGEREIRILSLRDPAALPWKELKIDVVVESTGLFLDRANASKHLAAGAKKVIITAPAKEPDVTMVLGVNNGMYNPKEHHIISNASCTTNCLAPVAKVLLENFGIVKGLMTTVHAYTNDQRILDFPHKDLRRARAASVSIIPTTTGAARAVSLVLPQLKGKLDGMAMRVPTPNVSVVDLVALTEKETTKEEVNEAMKAASKGALKGILQYIDEPLVSKDFNGSSFSSSFDAALTSVIGGNLVKVIAWYDNEWGYSCRVRDLILFISKKK from the coding sequence ATGGCTGTCCGTGTGGCAATTAATGGGTTCGGGAGAATCGGGAGGAATATTTTAAGAGCGTCTCTCGACAACAATAAACTGGATTTTGCAGCGATTAATGACCTGACCACGCCGGAGACTCTGGCCCATCTGCTGAAATATGATTCAATCCACGGCACATTGGAGACGAAGGTCAAGGCCAAGAAGAACGCCATCTCGGTCGGGGAGCGGGAGATCAGGATTCTTTCGCTCAGGGATCCGGCGGCTCTTCCCTGGAAGGAATTGAAAATCGATGTGGTCGTGGAGTCCACGGGACTTTTTTTGGACCGCGCCAATGCATCCAAACATCTTGCAGCCGGAGCCAAGAAGGTGATTATCACCGCTCCGGCCAAAGAGCCTGATGTGACCATGGTCCTTGGGGTGAACAACGGGATGTACAATCCCAAGGAACACCATATTATTTCCAATGCCTCCTGCACCACCAACTGTCTTGCCCCCGTGGCCAAGGTCCTCCTGGAGAATTTCGGCATTGTCAAGGGGCTCATGACCACGGTCCATGCCTATACCAACGATCAGAGGATCCTCGATTTCCCGCACAAGGATTTACGCCGCGCCCGGGCCGCATCGGTATCCATTATCCCGACGACAACGGGCGCCGCCCGGGCCGTTTCCCTGGTTCTTCCCCAATTGAAAGGAAAACTGGACGGGATGGCCATGCGGGTTCCCACGCCCAATGTTTCAGTGGTTGATCTGGTGGCATTGACCGAAAAAGAGACCACCAAAGAGGAGGTCAATGAAGCCATGAAAGCCGCATCCAAAGGGGCGCTCAAAGGGATCCTGCAATACATCGATGAGCCGCTGGTTTCCAAGGATTTCAATGGGAGTTCTTTTTCATCCTCTTTTGACGCAGCCCTGACTTCGGTGATCGGAGGGAATCTGGTCAAGGTGATTGCATGGTATGACAATGAGTGGGGGTACTCCTGCAGGGTGAGGGATCTGATCCTTTTTATCTCCAAAAAGAAATAA
- a CDS encoding co-chaperone GroES, with amino-acid sequence MLKPLKDRLLISYLEKEEKTAGGIIIPDTAKERPQKGKVEAIGKEVEDIKVGNVIMFKTYSPDNIKMDGKEYGILKMEDVMGIIE; translated from the coding sequence ATGCTCAAACCATTGAAGGATCGGCTTTTGATCAGCTACCTGGAAAAGGAAGAGAAGACGGCTGGAGGGATTATTATTCCAGACACCGCCAAGGAACGCCCGCAGAAAGGGAAGGTGGAGGCCATCGGGAAAGAAGTGGAAGACATCAAGGTCGGGAATGTGATCATGTTCAAGACCTACTCTCCGGACAACATCAAGATGGACGGCAAGGAGTATGGGATTTTAAAAATGGAAGACGTCATGGGTATTATTGAATAA